From one Paenibacillus sp. FSL K6-1330 genomic stretch:
- a CDS encoding thioredoxin family protein, whose protein sequence is MEKITSEAEFQVAIQSPRLTVAVFKADWCGDCKFIDPFMPEVETKFSNQLTLVEVDVDAVGDVSQQQNIMGIPSFVAYSDGRELVRYVNKLRKSRQEIEDFLQRAVDVYSTIHK, encoded by the coding sequence ATGGAAAAAATCACTTCAGAAGCAGAATTTCAGGTTGCAATCCAGTCTCCGCGACTGACTGTTGCCGTATTTAAAGCAGACTGGTGCGGCGATTGCAAGTTTATCGATCCATTCATGCCGGAGGTTGAGACAAAGTTCTCAAACCAATTGACTCTGGTTGAGGTTGACGTCGATGCTGTCGGTGACGTGAGTCAGCAGCAAAATATTATGGGTATCCCTAGCTTTGTTGCATACTCCGACGGACGCGAGTTGGTTCGCTACGTTAACAAACTCCGCAAATCGCGCCAGGAGATTGAAGATTTCCTGCAGCGTGCCGTGGACGTATACAGTACGATTCATAAGTAA